From a region of the Geothrix sp. 21YS21S-2 genome:
- a CDS encoding pseudouridine synthase: MATPPRKDSKKRVSAKKPGGPVRTGGKPVSRAGSKPPSRTGAKPAPRTGSRPAPRTAAKPDFRNEVNPAYWPDETPASRPEGKPSSRTGERSANRTGERPATRTGERPANRTGERPATRTGERPANRTGERPATRTGERPASRSGAPAKSGLKPRAKAQPGAKPKTVQSGDRLQKILAAAGVDSRRACEQIILDGRVQVNGVTVTELGTRADARRDEITVDLQPITRENLVYILLNKPKGYVTSVKDDQGRPTVMALIHGVDARVYPVGRLDFNSEGLLLLTNDGALAQRLMAPEFHVPKVYLVKIHRMPKPETLDEFREGFRLDGRRLKPCGIEIAEKADNPWLRVTLIEGKNQQIRKMFAAVGHPVSKLRRIQFGPLDDPAIKPGEWKFLNPQELAALKAL; the protein is encoded by the coding sequence ATGGCGACCCCCCCCCGCAAGGACTCGAAGAAGCGAGTGAGCGCAAAGAAGCCTGGGGGACCGGTTCGCACCGGCGGCAAGCCCGTATCCCGGGCCGGTTCCAAGCCCCCTTCCCGGACGGGGGCCAAGCCCGCGCCCAGGACCGGTTCCAGGCCGGCCCCCCGGACCGCCGCCAAACCCGACTTCCGGAACGAAGTGAACCCTGCCTACTGGCCTGACGAGACCCCCGCTTCCCGCCCCGAGGGCAAGCCTTCCTCCCGGACCGGCGAGCGTTCTGCGAACCGCACCGGCGAGCGGCCTGCGACCCGCACTGGCGAGCGGCCTGCGAACCGCACCGGCGAGCGGCCTGCGACCCGCACTGGCGAGCGGCCTGCGAACCGCACCGGCGAGCGGCCTGCGACCCGCACCGGCGAGCGGCCTGCCTCGCGCAGCGGCGCCCCGGCCAAATCCGGCCTCAAGCCCCGCGCCAAGGCCCAGCCGGGCGCCAAGCCCAAAACCGTCCAATCGGGCGACCGCCTTCAGAAGATCCTCGCCGCGGCGGGGGTGGACTCCCGGCGGGCCTGCGAGCAGATCATCCTGGACGGGCGCGTCCAGGTGAACGGGGTCACCGTCACGGAGCTGGGCACCCGCGCGGATGCCCGCCGGGACGAGATCACGGTGGACCTCCAGCCCATCACCCGGGAGAACCTGGTCTACATCCTTCTGAACAAGCCCAAGGGCTACGTCACGAGCGTGAAGGACGACCAGGGGCGGCCCACGGTCATGGCGCTCATCCACGGGGTTGACGCGCGGGTGTATCCCGTCGGGCGACTGGATTTCAATTCCGAAGGGCTGCTCCTGCTCACCAACGACGGGGCCCTGGCGCAGCGGCTCATGGCGCCCGAGTTCCATGTGCCCAAGGTCTACCTGGTGAAGATCCACCGCATGCCCAAGCCCGAGACCCTGGACGAGTTCCGGGAGGGGTTCCGCCTGGACGGGCGGCGGCTCAAGCCCTGCGGCATCGAGATCGCCGAGAAGGCGGACAACCCCTGGCTGCGCGTCACCCTCATCGAAGGCAAGAACCAGCAGATCCGCAAGATGTTTGCCGCAGTGGGGCACCCGGTGTCCAAGCTGCGCCGCATCCAGTTCGGTCCCCTGGACGATCCCGCGATCAAGCCCGGCGAGTGGAAGTTCTTGAATCCCCAGGAACTCGCGGCGCTGAAGGCCCTCTAG
- the mddA gene encoding methanethiol S-methyltransferase — protein sequence MGFASLIYGLFCYLVFLGSFFYLMAFVGDFGVPRSVSVGPAGPWWQALAVDFALVAVFGCQHSLMARPGFKRAWLRLVPPHLERSTYVLLSSAALALLFWLWRPLPAEVWHLRQPVLRLAVQAGFGAGAALVVTSTFLISHGDLFGLRQVWARFRGVPHQEAAFRLTAFYARVRHPLMLGFLATFWATPRMTVGHLVFAWAMTVYILVGTALEEKDLLRSLGSRYAAYRREVPRFFPVPWRRAGKE from the coding sequence ATGGGTTTTGCGTCACTTATTTATGGATTATTCTGTTATTTGGTATTTTTGGGTTCTTTTTTTTATCTCATGGCCTTCGTTGGGGACTTCGGCGTTCCAAGATCCGTCTCGGTAGGCCCTGCGGGCCCTTGGTGGCAGGCCCTGGCCGTGGACTTCGCCCTGGTGGCGGTCTTCGGCTGCCAGCACAGCCTCATGGCCCGCCCGGGCTTCAAGCGGGCCTGGCTGCGGCTCGTGCCGCCCCACCTGGAGCGGAGCACCTACGTTCTTCTCTCCAGCGCCGCCCTGGCGCTGCTTTTCTGGCTGTGGCGGCCCCTGCCCGCGGAGGTCTGGCACCTGCGGCAGCCTGTCCTTCGCCTGGCGGTCCAGGCGGGATTCGGCGCCGGAGCCGCCCTCGTGGTGACGAGCACCTTCCTGATCAGCCACGGCGACCTCTTCGGGCTGCGCCAGGTCTGGGCGCGGTTCCGGGGGGTCCCCCACCAGGAGGCGGCCTTCCGCCTCACGGCCTTCTATGCCCGGGTCCGCCATCCCCTGATGCTCGGCTTCCTGGCGACCTTCTGGGCCACCCCCCGCATGACCGTGGGCCACCTGGTCTTCGCCTGGGCCATGACCGTCTACATCCTCGTGGGCACGGCCCTGGAGGAGAAGGACCTCCTCCGGTCCCTGGGGTCCCGTTACGCGGCCTACAGGCGCGAAGTGCCCCGATTCTTTCCGGTGCCCTGGCGCCGGGCGGGGAAGGAATGA
- the polA gene encoding DNA polymerase I, translating into MSEDRLYLIDAFALIFRAYYGNLRMKNGAALTMARMLLALVAQHKPTHIAAVFDRPEPTFRHDIYPEYKANRAEMPEDLRPQVPLIRDLIKALNIPIVELSGFEADDVMGTLARQACAAGLPSVIVSPDKDLLQLVDDAGCIQVLNNRDGEVWIDRAGVKERFGVWPEQVVDVLTLMGDASDNVKGVEGIGEKGARDLVEQYGNLDAIVEHRAELKRKAHREGLEAALPRLELVRRLVTVVTDLVLPVTLEDLAYKGVDQAQARAAFKALGFEQLTKEFTEVGSASAPSAARAYRAAATKADLVEAVARCREAGTFGLDTETTSIDPTRGHIVGLSLAWKPNDGLYVPLAHLKPGSEDTAGSLPGLLPDSGLPEGLLDLRGEPGAFFRELAPYLDPRNIPFEEALEVLGPLFLDVSVGKAGQNLKYDLQVLKRHGMPVRGLADDSMVLSFLVDSRLRHNLDDLSSRHLDLRPIPFEAVVGKGKAQKRFDEADFGQAVQYAAEDADLALQLCRKLKPLLTPDILRLYEQVDLPLVEALADLELDGVRLDVGVLEHLAKAMRVDRDAAADRAFELAGEAFNLNSPTQLGKILYEKLNLPVLKRTDKTKAPATDEDVLTELALREDGEIARVLLRHRQTQKLLSTYVEALPLMVSPVTGRLHTRLHQAAVATGRLASSDPNLQNIPVRTEEGRAIRGAFVPRKGWVFLDADYSQIELRVVAALAGDPVLLGAFSRGEDIHRRTASEVMGVDMEAVTSGQRSAAKAVNFGLLYGQGAYALSASLGISFKEAKAFIERYFERMPKVAEWIEATKARAVEEGLVRTLWGRVRRIPDLQSPNQGLKAQALREAVNTVVQGTAADLMRRAMVRLHRSLEAGGLESRLLLQVHDELLVEAPPAEADAVSALLKDAMEGADDLGPLGVKLAAEVRRGNSWLECK; encoded by the coding sequence ATGTCCGAAGACCGCCTCTACCTGATCGACGCCTTCGCCCTGATCTTCCGTGCGTACTACGGCAACCTCCGCATGAAGAACGGCGCGGCCCTGACCATGGCCCGCATGCTCCTGGCGCTGGTGGCCCAGCACAAGCCCACCCACATCGCCGCCGTCTTCGACCGGCCCGAGCCCACCTTCCGCCACGACATCTACCCGGAATACAAGGCCAACCGGGCCGAGATGCCCGAGGACCTGCGGCCCCAGGTGCCGCTCATCCGGGACCTCATCAAGGCCCTGAACATTCCCATCGTGGAGCTTTCGGGCTTCGAGGCCGACGACGTCATGGGCACGCTGGCCCGCCAGGCCTGCGCGGCGGGGCTTCCGTCGGTGATCGTGAGCCCGGACAAGGACCTCCTGCAGCTGGTGGACGACGCGGGCTGCATCCAGGTCCTCAACAACCGCGACGGCGAGGTGTGGATCGACCGCGCCGGGGTGAAGGAGCGCTTCGGCGTGTGGCCCGAGCAGGTGGTGGACGTGCTCACCCTCATGGGCGACGCGAGCGACAACGTCAAGGGCGTGGAGGGCATCGGCGAGAAGGGCGCCCGGGACCTCGTGGAGCAGTACGGGAACCTGGACGCCATCGTGGAGCACCGCGCCGAACTCAAGCGCAAGGCCCACCGGGAGGGCCTGGAGGCCGCCCTGCCCCGCCTGGAGCTGGTGCGCCGCCTGGTGACGGTGGTCACGGACCTCGTCCTGCCGGTGACCCTGGAGGACCTCGCCTACAAGGGCGTGGACCAGGCCCAGGCCCGGGCCGCCTTCAAGGCCCTGGGCTTCGAGCAGCTCACCAAGGAGTTCACGGAGGTGGGCAGCGCCAGCGCGCCGTCGGCGGCCCGCGCCTACCGCGCCGCGGCCACGAAGGCCGACCTGGTGGAGGCCGTGGCCCGGTGCCGGGAGGCCGGCACCTTCGGGCTGGACACCGAGACCACCTCCATCGACCCCACGCGGGGCCACATCGTGGGCCTGAGCCTCGCCTGGAAGCCCAATGACGGCCTCTACGTGCCCCTGGCGCACCTCAAGCCCGGCTCCGAGGACACCGCCGGGTCCCTGCCGGGGCTCCTGCCGGACTCGGGCCTCCCGGAGGGCCTGCTGGACCTGCGGGGCGAGCCCGGCGCCTTCTTCCGTGAACTGGCCCCCTACCTGGACCCCCGCAACATCCCCTTCGAGGAGGCCCTGGAGGTGCTGGGGCCCCTCTTCCTGGACGTGTCGGTGGGCAAGGCCGGCCAGAACCTGAAGTACGACCTGCAGGTGCTCAAGCGCCATGGCATGCCGGTGCGGGGGCTGGCCGACGACAGCATGGTGCTCAGCTTCCTGGTGGACTCCCGCCTGCGCCACAACCTGGACGACCTCTCCTCCCGCCACCTGGACCTGCGCCCCATCCCCTTCGAGGCGGTGGTGGGCAAGGGCAAGGCCCAGAAGCGCTTCGACGAGGCCGACTTCGGCCAGGCGGTGCAGTACGCCGCCGAGGACGCCGACCTGGCCCTGCAGCTCTGCCGCAAGCTCAAGCCGCTCCTGACCCCCGACATCCTGAGGCTCTACGAACAGGTGGACCTGCCCCTGGTGGAGGCCCTGGCGGACCTGGAGCTTGACGGGGTGCGCCTGGACGTCGGGGTCCTCGAACACCTGGCCAAGGCCATGCGCGTGGACCGGGACGCGGCCGCGGACCGCGCCTTCGAGCTCGCCGGCGAGGCCTTCAACCTCAACAGCCCGACGCAGCTGGGGAAGATCCTCTACGAGAAGCTGAACCTGCCGGTGCTCAAGCGCACCGACAAGACCAAGGCCCCGGCCACGGACGAGGACGTGCTGACCGAACTGGCCCTGCGGGAGGACGGGGAGATCGCCCGGGTGCTGCTGCGCCACCGCCAGACCCAGAAGCTCCTCTCCACCTACGTGGAGGCCCTGCCGCTGATGGTGAGCCCGGTCACGGGCCGCCTCCACACCCGGCTCCACCAGGCCGCGGTGGCCACGGGGCGCCTGGCCTCCTCCGACCCCAACCTCCAGAACATCCCCGTGCGCACCGAGGAGGGCCGGGCCATCCGCGGCGCCTTCGTGCCCAGGAAGGGCTGGGTCTTCCTGGACGCCGACTACAGCCAGATCGAACTGCGGGTGGTGGCGGCCCTGGCCGGGGACCCCGTGCTCCTGGGGGCCTTCTCCCGGGGCGAGGACATCCACCGCCGCACGGCCTCGGAAGTGATGGGGGTCGACATGGAGGCCGTCACCTCCGGGCAGCGCAGCGCCGCCAAGGCCGTGAACTTCGGCCTGCTCTACGGCCAGGGCGCCTATGCCCTGTCGGCGAGCCTGGGCATCAGCTTCAAGGAGGCCAAGGCCTTCATCGAGCGCTACTTCGAGCGCATGCCCAAGGTCGCCGAATGGATCGAGGCCACCAAGGCCAGGGCCGTGGAGGAGGGCCTGGTGCGCACCCTTTGGGGCCGCGTCCGGCGCATCCCCGACCTGCAGTCCCCCAACCAGGGCCTCAAGGCCCAGGCCCTGCGGGAGGCGGTGAACACCGTGGTGCAGGGCACCGCCGCCGACCTCATGCGCCGGGCCATGGTGCGCCTGCACCGGTCCCTGGAAGCCGGGGGCCTGGAGTCGCGGCTCCTGCTGCAGGTGCACGACGAGCTCCTGGTGGAGGCGCCCCCTGCCGAAGCCGATGCCGTCTCCGCCCTGCTCAAGGACGCGATGGAGGGCGCCGACGACCTGGGCCCCCTGGGCGTGAAGCTCGCGGCCGAAGTCCGGCGCGGAAACAGCTGGCTGGAGTGCAAGTGA
- a CDS encoding transposase, translated as MEALDPESEARFDAFSNQVAEALRLSGWSGSQGALCGYCSGLLLPGERKSMEPIAARLDPGRPEACYASIQRLITDSEWDAQVVLDFSRAYALPFISSRGRIEAWIVDDTSFPRQGRHSVGVAHPNCGCRGNHQNCQVAKTFR; from the coding sequence ATGGAGGCACTGGACCCTGAAAGCGAGGCCCGGTTCGACGCCTTTTCGAACCAAGTGGCCGAAGCCTTGCGCTTGTCCGGATGGTCCGGTTCGCAAGGAGCTTTGTGCGGGTATTGCAGTGGGCTCCTGCTTCCCGGGGAGCGCAAAAGCATGGAGCCCATCGCGGCCAGACTGGATCCGGGGCGCCCTGAAGCCTGCTATGCCTCCATCCAGCGGCTCATCACCGACTCCGAGTGGGATGCCCAGGTCGTGCTGGATTTTAGCCGGGCTTATGCCCTGCCATTCATCTCCTCCAGGGGCCGAATCGAGGCGTGGATTGTCGATGACACGTCCTTTCCCAGGCAAGGCCGACATTCCGTGGGTGTGGCCCACCCAAACTGCGGCTGCCGGGGCAACCATCAGAACTGCCAAGTGGCGAAAACGTTTCGCTGA
- a CDS encoding ligand-binding sensor domain-containing diguanylate cyclase, which produces MLPLLGAPAAGRKVPPGVFSFQSYGVEDGLTNLSVYSFTQDAEGYLWAGTEDGLYRYDGHHFQLWGQSLKSSIIWEMAASPTGGLWVGTDDGIFRLEGRDLKPVEGLPRQRSPFLALGSNGNAVAVQGKAVFGRHGNEPMAVVKTLPDQITSGWASRDLRTLLLTTETQLWRRLAGAWSSLDLPPTFHGTGCRILQDRSGRIFLRDRKSLWRRNGWDASWVDLSSKLPSNTYNPYPPIEDSAGRIWVGTSKGLVCFDGDEAWTLGESKGLPGGWASLTYLDREGNLWVTSEGIHKLKGRSLWTNFGLHQGLPSPSVWDIGHSADGRVFACTDSGVAVLKGETWSVLHGTEGRTLLSGGGNGREALWFGGSGKNEDFNTVFRLDLKTDRVEKISIKPCKTSNLILTIASAPEGGAYLGSRTDGVYQVSRDRGGWKTEHLPFPGHQAEERVNSLRKDLGGGLWAAGEHGLYFLENRKWTRLGREQGLLGTNCASLARDPRGFMWVSYLDAKGISRLARVNGAWQVAESRTQPEGLFRDSILSMGFDPKGILWLGTGGGMKRWDGKDLDVFSKSDGLISQDPMANGLTIDPDGGLWQGFANGISYFQPRAYQGPPPPPVAKIQEITDLRREHAVDEASPRIPYANRTLSFHFSGLSFQNESRISHEVRLVGLENEWRETRIYEARYPALPAGNYRFEVRSRFNDGPPGPVAGFSFRILPPWWGTWWFRTLSALAAGGVVLLGFRRRTAQLHRRNAALEAMVATRTEALEASKKQLEKANRALEEASLVDPLTGLHNRRFLDLSLPTDALQAQRAFREHLDTGQDPLLNKEDILLFLMDIDHFKSVNDTHGHLAGDLVLKQLSEILRANTRATDSLVRWGGEEFLLVARRTRRSGAPAIANGLLEAIRACTFVLPGGVEFQKSWSIGFTALPVHPHHPELADWQQALKLADQCLYAAKNTGRDRWVGALMPPDGDVSLLEGMKTWDVGWAASKGLMDVTSSEPGFVWPG; this is translated from the coding sequence TTGCTGCCCCTCCTCGGAGCACCCGCCGCCGGGCGAAAGGTGCCGCCGGGGGTCTTCTCGTTCCAGAGCTATGGGGTCGAGGACGGGCTCACCAACCTCAGCGTCTACAGTTTCACCCAGGACGCCGAAGGCTACCTGTGGGCCGGCACCGAGGACGGGCTCTACCGCTACGACGGACACCACTTCCAGCTCTGGGGCCAGAGTCTCAAGTCGAGCATCATCTGGGAGATGGCCGCATCTCCCACCGGGGGCCTGTGGGTCGGCACGGATGACGGCATCTTCCGGCTGGAAGGCCGGGACCTCAAGCCCGTGGAGGGCCTGCCCCGCCAGCGGTCCCCGTTCCTGGCCCTGGGCTCCAACGGGAATGCCGTGGCCGTCCAGGGCAAGGCCGTGTTCGGAAGGCACGGGAACGAGCCCATGGCCGTGGTGAAGACCCTGCCCGACCAGATCACGTCCGGATGGGCCTCCCGGGACCTGCGGACCCTGCTCCTCACCACGGAGACCCAGCTCTGGCGCCGGCTCGCGGGCGCGTGGAGCAGCCTGGACCTGCCGCCCACCTTCCACGGCACCGGCTGCCGGATCCTCCAGGACCGCTCGGGCCGGATCTTCCTCCGGGACCGCAAGAGCCTCTGGCGCCGGAACGGCTGGGACGCCTCCTGGGTCGACCTCTCCTCCAAGCTGCCCAGCAACACCTACAACCCCTACCCCCCCATCGAGGACAGCGCGGGCCGGATCTGGGTGGGCACCTCCAAGGGACTGGTGTGCTTCGACGGGGACGAGGCCTGGACCCTGGGCGAGTCCAAGGGCCTTCCCGGCGGCTGGGCCTCCCTCACGTACCTGGACCGGGAGGGCAACCTCTGGGTGACCAGCGAGGGTATCCACAAGCTCAAGGGGCGCTCCCTCTGGACGAACTTCGGCCTCCACCAGGGCCTGCCCTCCCCTTCGGTGTGGGACATCGGCCACAGCGCCGACGGAAGGGTCTTCGCCTGCACCGACAGCGGCGTGGCCGTGCTCAAGGGCGAGACCTGGAGCGTGCTGCACGGCACGGAGGGCCGCACCCTCCTGTCCGGGGGCGGCAACGGCCGCGAAGCCCTCTGGTTCGGCGGATCCGGAAAGAACGAGGACTTCAACACCGTCTTCCGCCTGGACCTCAAGACGGACCGCGTGGAGAAGATCTCGATCAAACCCTGCAAGACCAGCAACCTGATCCTCACCATCGCCAGCGCCCCGGAGGGCGGGGCCTACCTGGGTTCGCGCACCGACGGCGTCTACCAGGTCTCCCGGGACAGGGGGGGCTGGAAGACGGAGCACCTGCCCTTCCCAGGCCACCAGGCCGAGGAGAGGGTGAATTCCCTCCGCAAGGACCTGGGCGGGGGCCTCTGGGCCGCCGGCGAGCACGGCCTGTATTTCCTGGAGAACCGCAAATGGACCCGCCTGGGCCGGGAGCAGGGCCTGCTCGGCACCAACTGCGCCAGCCTGGCCCGGGACCCCCGGGGCTTCATGTGGGTCTCGTACCTCGACGCCAAGGGCATCAGCCGCCTGGCCCGCGTGAACGGCGCCTGGCAGGTGGCGGAGTCCCGCACCCAGCCCGAAGGCCTTTTCAGGGACAGCATCCTGAGCATGGGCTTCGACCCCAAGGGCATCCTCTGGCTCGGCACCGGCGGGGGCATGAAACGCTGGGACGGCAAGGACCTCGATGTCTTCAGCAAGAGCGACGGCCTCATCAGCCAGGACCCCATGGCCAACGGCCTCACCATCGACCCCGACGGAGGCCTCTGGCAGGGATTCGCCAACGGCATCTCCTACTTCCAGCCCCGGGCCTACCAGGGCCCGCCCCCGCCCCCCGTGGCCAAGATCCAGGAGATCACCGACCTGCGCCGCGAGCACGCCGTGGACGAAGCCAGCCCCCGGATCCCCTACGCGAACCGCACGCTCTCCTTCCACTTCTCCGGCCTCTCCTTCCAGAACGAGAGCCGCATCAGCCACGAGGTGCGTCTGGTCGGCCTGGAGAACGAGTGGCGCGAGACGCGGATCTACGAGGCGCGCTATCCCGCCCTGCCGGCCGGCAACTACCGGTTCGAGGTGCGCAGCCGCTTCAATGACGGCCCCCCCGGGCCGGTGGCCGGGTTCTCCTTCCGGATCCTCCCGCCCTGGTGGGGAACCTGGTGGTTCCGCACCCTCTCGGCCCTCGCGGCCGGAGGCGTGGTCCTCCTGGGCTTCCGCCGGCGCACCGCCCAGCTCCACCGGCGCAACGCCGCCCTGGAGGCCATGGTCGCCACCCGCACCGAGGCCCTGGAGGCCTCCAAGAAGCAGCTGGAAAAAGCCAACCGGGCCCTGGAGGAGGCGTCCCTGGTGGACCCCCTCACCGGCCTCCACAACCGCCGCTTCCTGGACCTCTCCCTGCCCACCGACGCCCTCCAGGCCCAGCGGGCCTTCCGGGAACACCTTGACACCGGCCAGGACCCCCTCCTCAACAAGGAGGACATCCTCCTGTTCCTGATGGACATCGATCACTTCAAGTCCGTCAACGACACCCACGGCCATCTGGCCGGCGACCTGGTGCTCAAGCAGCTCTCCGAGATCCTCAGGGCCAACACCCGGGCCACCGATTCCCTGGTGCGCTGGGGCGGCGAGGAATTCCTGCTGGTGGCCCGGCGCACCCGGCGCAGCGGCGCCCCCGCCATCGCCAACGGACTGCTGGAGGCCATCCGTGCCTGCACCTTCGTGCTCCCCGGCGGGGTGGAATTCCAGAAGAGCTGGTCCATCGGCTTCACCGCCCTCCCCGTCCACCCCCACCACCCCGAGCTCGCCGACTGGCAGCAGGCCCTGAAGCTGGCCGACCAGTGCCTCTACGCCGCCAAGAACACCGGCCGCGACCGCTGGGTGGGGGCCCTCATGCCCCCCGACGGCGATGTCTCGCTCCTGGAGGGCATGAAGACCTGGGATGTGGGCTGGGCCGCGTCAAAGGGCCTGATGGACGTGACCAGCTCGGAGCCCGGCTTCGTGTGGCCTGGCTAG
- a CDS encoding SDR family oxidoreductase produces MRRWVLITGCSTGIGRALVEACRRTGWSVVATARRLESLADLPDGEDLLRLPLDITDAASLASAAEACRPLRLTALINNAGYGQMGPLELLRADEMRAQFETNVVGLHAATCAFLPLIRAAADPGEGRIVHVASILGRMSVPMAGAYSASKHAVVALAETLRLEVAPAVRVILVEPGAVRSGFRETLAWAMGDLPARIKGTPFAPAMEAYLDRQRTHAASHGLSAQACAARIVSAMERADPPRRILIGRDAFWATLGKALLPGTAWDWAVRKAFGLS; encoded by the coding sequence ATGCGGCGCTGGGTGCTGATCACGGGTTGTTCCACCGGCATCGGCCGGGCGCTGGTGGAGGCCTGCCGGCGGACCGGCTGGAGCGTGGTGGCCACGGCCCGGCGCCTGGAAAGCCTGGCGGACCTCCCGGACGGGGAGGACCTGCTGCGCCTGCCCCTGGACATCACCGACGCCGCCAGCCTCGCCTCGGCGGCGGAGGCCTGCAGGCCCCTGCGGCTCACGGCCCTCATCAACAATGCCGGCTACGGGCAGATGGGGCCCCTGGAGCTGCTTCGGGCGGATGAGATGCGGGCCCAGTTCGAGACCAATGTGGTGGGCCTGCACGCGGCCACGTGCGCCTTCCTGCCCCTGATCCGGGCCGCCGCGGACCCCGGGGAGGGCCGCATCGTCCACGTGGCCTCCATCCTGGGCCGCATGAGCGTGCCCATGGCGGGGGCCTACAGCGCCTCCAAGCACGCGGTGGTGGCCCTGGCCGAGACCCTCAGGCTGGAGGTGGCCCCGGCGGTCCGGGTGATCCTGGTCGAACCGGGGGCGGTGCGGTCCGGGTTCCGGGAGACCCTCGCCTGGGCCATGGGCGACCTGCCCGCGAGGATCAAGGGGACGCCCTTCGCGCCCGCCATGGAGGCCTACCTGGACCGCCAGCGCACCCACGCCGCCAGCCACGGCCTCAGCGCCCAGGCCTGCGCGGCCCGCATCGTCTCGGCCATGGAGCGGGCGGATCCGCCCCGCCGGATCCTCATCGGCAGGGACGCCTTCTGGGCGACCCTGGGCAAGGCGCTCCTGCCCGGCACCGCCTGGGACTGGGCGGTGCGCAAGGCCTTCGGCCTTTCCTGA
- a CDS encoding iron-containing alcohol dehydrogenase, with translation MQNFTFHNPTRILFGAGQIGSLRREVPHGARVLMTYGGGSIKANGVYDQVRKALEGFELLEFGGIEPNPTFEYLMKGVELARAEKVDFLLAVGGGSVIDGTKFMAAAVPWQGNEWDIVSRHMAPRATLPLGTVLTLPATGTESNCFAVVTRAATRDKIAFSSPLLFPKFSILDPETTFTLSPRQIANGVVDAFVHTVEQYLTYPADAPLQDRFAEAILRTLIEEGPRTLADPTDYAARSNVMWCATLALNGLIGSGVPQDWATHTIGHELTAFHGLDHAQTLAIVLPNLLWVQRTVKREKLVQYATRVWDFHDGNEAVRLEKGIIATRTFFEAMGNPTHLNAYAVGEERFGEIVDRLQARKALPMGERKDITSEKVLEILALAR, from the coding sequence ATGCAGAACTTCACCTTCCACAACCCCACCCGCATCCTCTTCGGAGCCGGCCAGATCGGCTCGTTGCGCCGCGAGGTGCCCCACGGCGCCCGCGTCCTCATGACCTACGGGGGCGGCAGCATCAAGGCCAACGGCGTCTACGACCAGGTCCGCAAGGCCCTGGAGGGCTTCGAACTGCTTGAATTCGGCGGCATCGAGCCCAACCCCACCTTCGAATACCTCATGAAGGGCGTGGAGCTGGCCCGGGCGGAGAAGGTGGACTTCCTGCTGGCCGTGGGCGGCGGTTCCGTCATCGACGGCACCAAGTTCATGGCCGCCGCCGTGCCCTGGCAGGGCAATGAGTGGGACATCGTGAGCCGCCACATGGCCCCCCGCGCCACCCTGCCCCTGGGGACCGTCCTCACCCTCCCCGCAACCGGCACCGAGTCCAACTGCTTCGCCGTGGTGACCCGGGCCGCCACCCGGGACAAGATCGCCTTCTCCTCGCCCCTGCTCTTCCCGAAGTTCTCCATCCTGGACCCCGAGACCACCTTCACCCTCTCCCCGCGCCAGATCGCCAACGGGGTGGTGGACGCCTTCGTGCACACCGTGGAGCAGTACCTCACCTACCCGGCCGACGCGCCCCTCCAGGACCGTTTCGCCGAGGCCATCCTGCGCACCCTCATCGAGGAGGGGCCCCGGACCCTGGCCGACCCCACGGACTACGCGGCCCGGTCCAACGTCATGTGGTGCGCCACGCTCGCCCTCAACGGCCTCATCGGCTCCGGGGTGCCCCAGGACTGGGCCACCCACACCATCGGGCACGAGCTCACCGCCTTCCACGGCCTGGATCACGCCCAGACCCTGGCCATCGTCCTTCCGAACCTCCTGTGGGTCCAGCGGACGGTCAAGCGGGAGAAGCTCGTCCAGTACGCCACCCGGGTGTGGGACTTCCACGACGGCAACGAGGCCGTCCGGCTGGAAAAGGGCATCATCGCCACCCGGACCTTCTTCGAGGCCATGGGCAATCCCACCCACCTGAACGCCTATGCGGTGGGGGAGGAGCGATTCGGGGAGATCGTCGACCGCCTCCAGGCCCGCAAGGCCCTGCCCATGGGCGAACGGAAGGACATCACCAGCGAGAAGGTCCTGGAGATCCTCGCCCTGGCCCGGTAG